In Sander lucioperca isolate FBNREF2018 unplaced genomic scaffold, SLUC_FBN_1.2 Unpl_5, whole genome shotgun sequence, one genomic interval encodes:
- the LOC116035207 gene encoding caspase recruitment domain-containing protein 9-like: MGVVVPLCCGVKRLCWVRLFQSVEEKEELELLCAQLKGDARMYRQRNKQTLRQLEEVIRERDKALASQAEQQEEARLLLQEKDQHRETVRQLTEQSDRLELLLLSSQGEELQLRTRLRRLTSNTHQGERSSEEEEEPAERAAKGESQVTFLYIYIIRDSTLSQHIYTDVDQWLLHQ; encoded by the exons atgggagttgtagttccaCT ATGTTGTGGTGTAAAGCGTCTCTGCTGGGTGCGTTTGTTTCAGAGcgtggaggagaaggaggagttGGAGCTGCTGTGTGCTCAGCTGAAGGGAGACGCCCGGATGTACCGCCAACGAAACAAACAAACCCTCCGACAGCTGGAGGAGGTGAtccgagagagagacaag GCTCTGGCGTCGCAGGcggagcagcaggaggaggcgCGGCTGCTCCTGCAGGAGAAGGACCAGCACCGGGAGACGGTCCGACAGCTGACGGAGCAATCTGATaggctggagctgctgctgctcagctCGCAGGGGGAGGAGCTACAGCTGAGGACACGCCTCCGCAGACTCACCTCCAACACCCACCAG ggTGAGAGGagcagtgaggaagaggaggagccaGCAGAGAGAGCTGCTAAAGGTGAGAGTCAGGTCACctttctttatatttatattatcagAGACTCCACACTCAgccagcacatttacactgatgTTGATCAATGGCTTCTTCATCAATGA